In the Aneurinibacillus soli genome, one interval contains:
- the parC gene encoding DNA topoisomerase IV subunit A has protein sequence MGLPHEEYLQMSVRDVYRSRFSDYARYIILSRAIPDVRDGLKPVQRRVLYSMYKEKNTPDRTYRKSAKTVGDVMGNYHPHGDSSIYETMVNLVQRHKMREPLIDGHGHWGTVDGDSAAAMRYTEARLMPIALEMVRDIEKDTVEFIPNYDNTTKEPVVLPARFPNLLVNGVTGISIGFATEIPTHNLREVIDGTIALLNNPDMTLDDLMAYIPGPDLPGGGIIQGRDEIRKAYETGSGRIIIRSKTHVEAGKQGRQLLVVDEIPYTVKKKALVTQIEEEILEKNVDGLLEVRDETDREGMRIVLEVRKDAPLDGILNYLFKKTDLQIAYSFNMLVIADERPQQLGLREILGAYITHQKDVITRRTTYDLERAEKRLHIVDGIIRAISILRQVIDTIMEAEGREDARNRLMESFDFTYEQAEAILDIRLHQLTRLDIVKYEKEKAELEKNITVYRGILDSPKKLNSVLEKELTTIRNQYGSDRRTQLEDEITNIEVDISIMVPSEDVIVTITEDAYIKRSSLRSFNSSGASLETTGMKEGDTVRYAFRTNTIHQLVLFTSDGNFYSLPVHEVPDGRWKDVGTSLVNVFAFGKEQKIVSAFAVESLESIKEDTFAFVMESGMVKRTKIEEYNTNQKRRGLVAVKVKEDDRVQAVHVCQEDRELLLISSDGMAIRFPAADVPVTGRNTAGVRGMKGEDGEMVIASFVVQPDDDRVLQIVTKEGIVKRTVVAGFSVQGRGGKGLLIIRRRKVQPHEITEALLESSHVSGLLAYTSAGRTVVMDWEEYAHQLSVNDQGSIGRGLVPLEDGEEIVHIRSLARLSETDKENLQT, from the coding sequence ATGGGACTGCCTCATGAAGAATATTTACAGATGAGTGTGCGGGATGTATACCGTTCCCGCTTTAGCGACTATGCACGCTATATCATTCTGTCCCGCGCCATTCCAGATGTGCGCGATGGACTCAAGCCCGTACAGCGCCGTGTGCTGTACTCGATGTACAAAGAGAAAAATACGCCAGACCGTACATATCGCAAGTCAGCGAAAACGGTCGGGGATGTAATGGGGAACTACCACCCGCACGGAGATTCATCGATTTATGAGACGATGGTGAATCTCGTGCAGCGGCACAAAATGCGCGAGCCGCTCATTGACGGCCACGGGCACTGGGGAACCGTGGATGGGGACTCAGCAGCGGCGATGCGTTACACTGAGGCACGTCTAATGCCGATCGCACTTGAAATGGTGCGCGATATAGAGAAAGATACAGTCGAGTTCATTCCGAACTATGACAATACAACGAAAGAGCCTGTTGTACTTCCGGCGCGTTTTCCGAATCTGCTCGTCAATGGCGTGACCGGGATCTCGATCGGGTTTGCGACCGAGATTCCGACGCACAACCTGCGCGAAGTCATCGATGGTACGATTGCGCTCTTGAATAACCCGGATATGACGCTTGATGACTTGATGGCGTACATTCCAGGACCGGATCTGCCGGGTGGCGGGATCATTCAGGGCAGGGACGAGATTCGGAAAGCGTACGAGACCGGGAGTGGCCGCATTATCATCCGCTCCAAAACACATGTGGAAGCAGGCAAGCAAGGACGTCAATTGCTCGTTGTGGACGAGATCCCATATACCGTGAAGAAAAAAGCGCTTGTCACGCAAATCGAAGAAGAAATTCTCGAGAAAAACGTCGACGGCTTACTAGAAGTGCGCGATGAGACTGACCGGGAAGGGATGCGCATCGTGCTGGAAGTGCGCAAAGATGCCCCTCTTGACGGCATTCTCAACTATTTGTTCAAAAAGACGGACCTGCAGATTGCATATAGCTTCAACATGCTCGTTATTGCCGACGAGCGCCCGCAGCAGCTTGGTCTGCGAGAAATTCTTGGTGCGTACATCACGCACCAAAAAGATGTCATCACCCGACGCACGACGTATGATCTCGAACGAGCAGAGAAGCGGCTGCATATTGTAGATGGGATTATCCGGGCGATTTCGATTTTGCGTCAGGTTATTGATACGATTATGGAAGCGGAAGGCCGGGAAGATGCCCGCAATCGCCTGATGGAAAGCTTTGACTTTACATATGAACAGGCTGAAGCGATTCTTGACATTCGCCTGCATCAGCTCACCCGTCTTGATATTGTCAAATACGAGAAAGAAAAAGCAGAACTGGAGAAAAATATTACCGTGTACCGTGGCATTCTAGACAGCCCGAAAAAGCTGAACAGCGTGCTGGAAAAAGAACTGACTACAATTCGCAACCAGTACGGTAGCGACCGTCGTACGCAGCTTGAGGATGAGATTACAAATATTGAAGTGGATATCTCGATTATGGTGCCGTCCGAAGATGTGATTGTGACGATTACAGAAGATGCCTACATCAAGCGCTCCTCGCTTCGTTCCTTTAACAGTTCGGGCGCTTCCCTTGAGACGACGGGAATGAAGGAAGGTGACACGGTACGTTATGCCTTCCGCACGAACACGATTCACCAGCTTGTTTTGTTTACGAGCGACGGTAATTTCTATTCCCTGCCAGTGCATGAGGTTCCGGATGGACGCTGGAAAGACGTTGGAACGAGTCTGGTGAATGTGTTTGCATTTGGCAAGGAACAAAAAATTGTCAGTGCATTCGCTGTAGAATCACTTGAATCCATCAAAGAAGATACGTTTGCGTTTGTGATGGAGAGTGGCATGGTGAAGCGCACCAAAATTGAAGAGTACAATACGAACCAGAAGCGGCGCGGTCTCGTCGCTGTGAAGGTCAAAGAGGATGATCGGGTGCAAGCCGTACATGTATGCCAGGAAGATCGGGAACTGTTGCTGATCTCCTCTGATGGAATGGCGATTCGCTTCCCGGCGGCGGACGTGCCGGTTACCGGGCGTAATACAGCCGGGGTGCGTGGCATGAAGGGAGAAGACGGGGAGATGGTCATTGCCTCGTTTGTTGTACAGCCGGACGATGATCGTGTGCTCCAGATTGTTACCAAGGAAGGTATCGTAAAACGAACCGTTGTGGCCGGATTTAGTGTGCAAGGGCGGGGTGGTAAGGGACTTCTTATTATTCGTCGTCGCAAAGTACAGCCGCATGAGATTACAGAGGCTCTGCTCGAATCCTCTCATGTGTCCGGTTTGCTCGCGTATACAAGTGCAGGACGGACAGTAGTTATGGACTGGGAAGAGTATGCTCACCAGCTGTCCGTAAACGATCAGGGCTCCATTGGCCGTGGACTTGTGCCGCTTGAGGATGGGGAGGAAATCGTACACATTCGCTCATTAGCTCGCCTGAGTGAAACAGATAAAGAGAATCTTCAGACATAA
- a CDS encoding S1 RNA-binding domain-containing protein, which translates to MSNIAVGNILEGTVVGVQSFGAFVNIGENKQGLVHISQIASSYVEDINQFVKVGDKVTVKVLEIKDDGKISLTMRIHEEKKEDRRPYKKRDDRGNHQGGRGGVGAKEDFESMMKKWMKTSEDKMGDLGKREKRR; encoded by the coding sequence TTGAGTAACATCGCTGTCGGCAATATTCTAGAAGGTACCGTAGTAGGAGTTCAATCTTTTGGCGCTTTCGTTAATATCGGAGAGAATAAGCAAGGTCTCGTTCACATCTCTCAGATCGCCTCTTCTTATGTCGAGGATATTAATCAATTCGTCAAAGTAGGCGACAAAGTTACGGTGAAAGTACTGGAAATTAAAGATGACGGTAAGATTTCTCTCACCATGCGTATTCATGAAGAGAAGAAAGAAGATCGTCGCCCCTACAAAAAACGCGATGACCGCGGTAATCATCAGGGCGGGCGCGGTGGTGTTGGCGCCAAAGAAGACTTTGAATCCATGATGAAGAAATGGATGAAGACAAGCGAAGATAAAATGGGCGATCTGGGCAAGCGCGAGAAGCGCCGCTAA
- the pyrB gene encoding aspartate carbamoyltransferase: MSLYHVLGAKQFTRPMLDQIFEVTEEMERIVADGGSDTYRNKVMTTLFFEPSTRTRLSFESAMSRLGGKVIGTENAAQFSSTIKGETLEDTIKVVSAYSDVIVIRHTDIGAAERAAAVATVPVLNAGDGAGEHPTQSLLDLYTIKKEIGRLDDLHIVMIGDLANGRTVHSLSYMLTNYKNIRISFTAPENVQIPNYVKKYLDEKGVAYEEEYDLEKVARTADVLYQTRIQKERFTSLSEYKKACGQYIIDSELLKVMKQDSIILHPLPRAGEIAVEVDEDPRAAYFRQAQNGLFVRMALLDQAFRAK, translated from the coding sequence ATGAGCTTGTATCATGTACTGGGAGCAAAACAATTTACTCGTCCGATGTTAGATCAGATTTTTGAGGTAACCGAAGAGATGGAGCGCATTGTCGCGGATGGCGGCAGTGATACATATCGCAATAAAGTAATGACGACGCTGTTTTTTGAACCGAGCACGCGAACACGCCTGTCCTTTGAATCCGCGATGTCTCGTCTTGGCGGTAAAGTGATCGGCACAGAGAATGCCGCACAATTCTCGTCTACAATCAAGGGAGAAACGCTTGAGGATACGATTAAGGTCGTGTCGGCGTACAGCGATGTGATCGTTATTCGTCATACTGACATTGGGGCAGCTGAGCGTGCCGCTGCTGTTGCAACGGTTCCGGTATTAAATGCAGGAGATGGCGCGGGTGAGCACCCAACCCAATCACTTCTTGACCTGTATACGATTAAAAAAGAAATCGGTCGCCTTGATGATCTGCACATCGTTATGATTGGGGACTTAGCCAACGGTCGTACGGTGCATTCCCTGTCGTATATGCTTACGAACTACAAGAACATTCGCATCTCGTTCACCGCACCGGAGAACGTACAAATTCCAAACTATGTGAAGAAGTATCTCGATGAGAAGGGAGTCGCATACGAGGAAGAATACGATCTGGAAAAAGTGGCCCGCACTGCGGACGTGCTGTACCAGACGCGCATTCAGAAGGAGCGCTTCACTTCTCTGTCAGAGTATAAAAAAGCATGCGGTCAGTATATTATTGACAGTGAGTTGCTGAAAGTGATGAAACAAGACAGCATCATCCTCCACCCGCTGCCACGTGCAGGCGAGATCGCAGTCGAGGTTGACGAAGACCCGCGTGCTGCCTATTTCCGTCAGGCGCAGAACGGATTGTTTGTGCGCATGGCACTGTTAGACCAAGCTTTTCGGGCGAAGTAG
- a CDS encoding TetR/AcrR family transcriptional regulator, producing MEYLRDTKEKIIKEARRLFAERGYSATTTAEIARRVGVTDAALYKHFKGKKDIFLACVTPSATVRVDMDAELSPELLRDLIRERVELVRGNLENFNILFRESPYHPELARMFWSQLYTQGKYMEDLLNKFSNKDVSSDRILMYELAITSAIWFILNYEKLQEDVIPKKVAFEDIEEKIADFVLYGMLGDKKHR from the coding sequence ATGGAATACTTACGAGATACCAAAGAAAAAATAATAAAGGAAGCTCGTAGGTTATTTGCAGAACGCGGATATAGCGCAACCACCACCGCAGAAATTGCTCGTCGTGTCGGAGTAACGGATGCTGCTCTTTATAAGCATTTTAAAGGGAAAAAAGATATTTTCCTTGCCTGTGTAACTCCTTCCGCCACCGTCCGAGTGGATATGGATGCTGAGTTGTCTCCTGAACTGTTGAGGGATCTGATCCGAGAAAGAGTAGAATTGGTTCGAGGTAACCTGGAAAACTTTAATATTCTTTTTAGGGAATCTCCTTACCACCCTGAGCTTGCCCGGATGTTTTGGAGTCAGCTCTATACACAAGGCAAATATATGGAAGATTTGCTAAACAAGTTTTCAAACAAAGACGTGTCCTCTGATCGAATTCTCATGTATGAGCTTGCGATTACGAGTGCGATTTGGTTCATTCTCAACTATGAAAAGTTACAGGAGGACGTCATTCCGAAGAAAGTAGCATTCGAAGATATTGAGGAAAAAATAGCTGATTTTGTTTTATACGGTATGTTAGGGGATAAAAAGCATCGCTGA
- a CDS encoding bifunctional cytochrome P450/NADPH--P450 reductase, with protein MENFIPIPQPKTFGPLGNLPLLDKDSPNLSMGKIFDEYGPIFRFEALGNSSIMICGSELVADVCDESRFDKNIGHLRNVRTFTGDGLFTAQTEEPNWKKAHNILLPSFSQQAMKGYHSMMVDIAMQLVQKWARLNPDESIDVPDDMTRLTLDTIGLCGFNYRFNSYYRETPNPFIVSMVRALDEAMHKATRLSIQDQLMVLTKRQFERDIQSMYSLVDKIIAERKASREQGATDLLARMLSAKDPETGEQLDDTNIRHQIITFLIAGHETTSGLLSFAMYFLVKHPDVLKKAYEEVDNVLTGLVPTYEQVLQLKYIRMILHESLRLWPTAPSFALYAKEDTTIGGKYQIKKGERVAVNLPKLHRDKGAWGEDAEQFRPERFADPSQVPNHAYKSFGNGQRACIGMQFALHEATLVLGMILQHFQLIDHMNYQLKVKQTLTLKPDDFTMRVQVRDKKITNAFTIKSEEDVTYVSNQDKQAQKVSIIGANDKPLLVLYGSNMGTAERIAKELADIARLHGIRSEVATLNDRLGSLPKEGAVLIITSSYNGKPPSNARQFVQWLEQVAQGELEGVHYAVFGCGDHNWATTYQEVPRFIDDQLAQKGATRFSLRGEADASGDFERQLEEWKKQMWTDAIKTFDLKLNENAEKERSTLNIQFVSELADAPLAESYEAVHATVIENRELQQSGSERSTRHIEIELPEGVTYQEGDHLGVFPSNSKENVDRILRRFGLKGTDQVILTASGVSAFHLPLDRPVLLSQLLSHSVEVQEAASRAQIREVAAFTACPPHKRELEALLEEGVYEEQVLKKRISMLDLVEKYEACEMPFERFMELLPPLKPRYYSISSSPRMNTKRASITVSMVRNPAWSGRGEYRGVASNYLADRKSGEDIVMFVRTPESGFQLPEDSETPMIMVGPGTGVAPFIGFLQARAARKQEGKKLGEAHLYFGCHNEKDFIYREELEHYEQEGIVTVFTAFSRKEGEPKTYVQHVIQQNAKKVIDMLDHGGRLYVCGDGNKMAPDVEMTLQKAYQSVHGVGEKEAEKWLENLQANGGYAKDVWAGI; from the coding sequence ATGGAAAACTTCATTCCTATCCCACAACCGAAAACCTTTGGTCCGCTTGGAAACTTACCTTTACTAGACAAAGATTCGCCGAATTTATCCATGGGTAAAATCTTTGATGAGTACGGTCCGATTTTTCGATTCGAAGCTTTAGGTAATTCTAGCATCATGATTTGCGGTTCTGAATTAGTAGCCGATGTTTGTGACGAGTCACGCTTTGACAAGAATATTGGCCATCTGCGAAATGTACGTACCTTTACAGGAGATGGGTTATTCACAGCTCAGACGGAAGAGCCCAATTGGAAAAAAGCGCATAACATTCTTCTTCCTTCTTTTAGTCAACAGGCTATGAAAGGGTACCATTCCATGATGGTGGACATCGCCATGCAATTGGTTCAAAAATGGGCACGTCTGAACCCAGATGAGAGTATTGATGTACCAGATGATATGACTCGGCTTACGCTGGATACCATTGGTTTATGTGGATTTAACTATCGTTTTAATAGTTACTACAGAGAAACACCAAATCCTTTTATTGTAAGCATGGTCCGTGCTCTGGATGAAGCGATGCATAAAGCTACGCGTCTGTCGATTCAAGACCAACTCATGGTGCTAACCAAACGTCAATTCGAACGCGACATTCAAAGTATGTATTCCTTAGTTGACAAAATTATTGCAGAACGTAAAGCAAGTAGAGAGCAAGGTGCAACCGATCTGCTCGCTCGTATGCTGAGTGCAAAAGATCCTGAGACGGGAGAACAACTTGATGATACAAATATTCGTCATCAAATCATCACGTTTTTAATCGCTGGACATGAAACGACGAGCGGTTTATTATCCTTTGCGATGTACTTTTTAGTAAAACACCCGGATGTATTAAAAAAAGCTTACGAAGAAGTAGATAACGTATTGACAGGTTTGGTTCCAACCTATGAACAAGTTTTGCAGCTTAAATACATTCGAATGATTTTACATGAATCGTTACGCTTATGGCCGACAGCCCCGTCATTTGCTCTTTATGCCAAGGAAGACACGACAATTGGAGGGAAATATCAGATTAAAAAGGGAGAACGTGTCGCTGTTAATCTGCCTAAACTTCATCGGGATAAGGGGGCGTGGGGAGAGGACGCGGAACAATTCCGTCCTGAACGGTTTGCAGATCCAAGCCAAGTCCCTAATCATGCCTATAAATCATTTGGGAATGGACAACGCGCTTGCATCGGAATGCAGTTCGCACTTCACGAGGCGACTCTAGTTCTCGGTATGATCCTGCAACATTTTCAGTTGATTGATCATATGAACTATCAATTGAAAGTAAAGCAAACACTGACGCTGAAGCCAGACGACTTTACGATGCGTGTTCAAGTACGAGATAAAAAAATAACGAATGCATTCACGATCAAATCTGAAGAAGACGTTACCTATGTTTCCAATCAGGACAAGCAAGCGCAGAAAGTTTCCATCATCGGAGCGAATGATAAGCCGCTACTCGTTCTTTATGGCTCAAATATGGGAACCGCAGAACGGATTGCAAAAGAGCTTGCGGACATTGCTCGTTTACACGGCATACGGAGTGAAGTGGCCACACTTAATGACCGGTTAGGCAGTTTGCCAAAAGAAGGTGCGGTATTGATCATCACTTCTTCTTATAATGGAAAACCACCGAGCAATGCACGACAGTTCGTTCAATGGTTGGAACAAGTTGCACAAGGTGAGCTTGAAGGGGTTCATTATGCGGTATTTGGCTGTGGGGACCACAACTGGGCTACTACGTATCAAGAGGTACCGAGATTCATCGACGATCAGCTCGCCCAAAAAGGAGCGACAAGGTTTTCCCTGCGCGGAGAAGCTGATGCGAGCGGAGACTTCGAGAGACAACTCGAAGAATGGAAAAAACAAATGTGGACAGATGCGATAAAGACGTTCGATTTAAAACTGAATGAAAATGCGGAGAAAGAACGGAGTACGCTCAACATTCAATTTGTCAGTGAATTGGCGGATGCTCCTCTCGCTGAATCGTACGAAGCAGTTCACGCAACGGTGATAGAAAATCGTGAACTTCAACAGTCTGGTAGTGAACGAAGCACACGACATATCGAGATCGAGTTGCCGGAAGGAGTAACGTATCAGGAAGGCGATCACCTTGGGGTTTTTCCAAGTAACAGTAAAGAAAATGTCGACCGTATTCTACGGCGGTTTGGGTTGAAGGGAACGGATCAAGTCATTTTAACAGCAAGCGGAGTTAGTGCATTCCATCTACCTTTAGATCGGCCTGTATTACTTTCTCAGCTTCTAAGCCATAGTGTAGAAGTACAGGAAGCTGCTTCTCGTGCTCAAATACGTGAAGTTGCCGCTTTTACCGCTTGTCCTCCGCATAAACGTGAACTAGAAGCTTTATTAGAGGAGGGAGTGTACGAGGAACAAGTATTGAAGAAACGGATTTCGATGCTTGACCTTGTTGAAAAGTACGAAGCCTGTGAAATGCCGTTTGAGCGATTTATGGAGCTTTTACCTCCACTAAAACCTAGATATTACTCGATATCAAGTTCCCCGCGGATGAACACAAAACGTGCCAGCATTACGGTGAGCATGGTCCGCAATCCGGCTTGGAGTGGACGAGGAGAATATCGGGGAGTGGCCTCGAATTACCTGGCGGATCGTAAGTCAGGTGAAGATATCGTGATGTTCGTTCGTACACCAGAATCCGGATTCCAACTTCCGGAGGATTCCGAAACGCCAATGATCATGGTCGGTCCGGGAACGGGTGTGGCACCGTTCATAGGTTTCCTTCAAGCACGAGCGGCACGAAAACAGGAAGGAAAAAAGCTAGGAGAAGCACACCTGTATTTTGGTTGCCATAATGAAAAGGACTTTATATATCGTGAGGAGCTAGAGCACTATGAACAGGAAGGAATCGTCACGGTTTTTACGGCTTTTTCCCGTAAAGAAGGGGAACCAAAAACCTATGTTCAACATGTAATTCAACAGAATGCGAAGAAAGTGATTGATATGTTGGATCATGGAGGACGGTTATACGTATGTGGAGATGGCAATAAAATGGCTCCAGATGTGGAGATGACGTTACAAAAAGCTTATCAGTCTGTCCATGGAGTAGGAGAAAAAGAAGCAGAAAAGTGGTTGGAAAACCTTCAGGCAAATGGGGGCTATGCAAAAGATGTCTGGGCAGGTATTTAA
- a CDS encoding LLM class flavin-dependent oxidoreductase, giving the protein MKLSILDQCPILAESTPAEALAQTARLVQRAEQLGYTRYWVAEHHGMKQLANPSPEILLGQLGALTSTIRIGSGAVLLPHYSPYKVAENFNLLATLYLGRIDLGIGRAPGGSAHETLALRENFLENVHRMPSLLTDLLGYLQDKLPDDHSFAGIHARPLPSVPPDVWMLGTSGKSARYAAQFGTAFAFGHFMSEEDGPTIVQSYRESFQSSAMQANPAVIVALSVVCTETESEAKRQAAQYSHHKHTLVGTPQHIKEKLAELQEVYQADEWMVVTIPLDYEARLHSYELLAENFL; this is encoded by the coding sequence ATGAAACTCAGCATTCTCGACCAGTGCCCAATTCTTGCCGAAAGCACTCCTGCGGAGGCACTGGCACAAACTGCACGGCTTGTTCAGCGTGCCGAGCAACTTGGCTACACGCGCTACTGGGTTGCGGAACATCACGGGATGAAGCAGCTTGCCAATCCATCGCCAGAGATTCTGCTCGGACAACTGGGAGCTTTAACGTCTACGATTCGCATCGGTTCAGGGGCGGTTCTTCTGCCGCATTACAGTCCGTATAAAGTCGCGGAGAATTTCAATCTGCTCGCTACCCTATACCTCGGACGAATTGATCTTGGCATCGGACGGGCGCCAGGTGGATCAGCTCATGAGACGCTGGCACTGCGGGAGAATTTTCTGGAGAATGTACACCGGATGCCTTCTCTTCTGACAGACCTACTTGGATACTTGCAGGATAAGCTACCAGACGATCACTCATTCGCAGGCATTCATGCCCGCCCGCTTCCGTCTGTGCCGCCGGACGTATGGATGCTTGGTACAAGCGGGAAAAGTGCCCGGTACGCTGCACAGTTCGGTACTGCTTTTGCGTTCGGTCATTTTATGAGCGAAGAAGACGGTCCAACCATTGTGCAAAGCTATCGGGAAAGCTTTCAATCGTCCGCAATGCAGGCGAATCCTGCGGTTATCGTTGCACTATCTGTCGTCTGTACGGAGACAGAATCCGAAGCAAAACGGCAGGCAGCACAGTATTCGCACCACAAGCATACCCTCGTCGGTACACCGCAGCATATAAAAGAAAAGCTAGCAGAACTACAGGAGGTATACCAGGCAGACGAATGGATGGTTGTAACGATTCCACTCGATTACGAAGCCCGCCTGCACTCCTACGAACTACTAGCTGAAAATTTTCTATAG
- a CDS encoding peptidylprolyl isomerase: MDAMELVTFSMNGTEWRLRDVLKLACMEGGFSAIEDSIRRAVTLEFAEQHNISIDEQEWKAKANEMRLQLGLYSVAETLAWLSMRGLATVDLFETAKARFLTEKVKRIVSEDRIDTYFLENRLSFDKANVSQLVIGSREQAQELLFQLEEGEPFYKLAQTYCLNSSSKYDGGYVGWVGRAELSGEEESFVFGSEAGQTVGPFPFGSFYRLLHIWEVIPAELTGEVRLKLADLLFEEWLNEAVKKARVDVRLWRYLAGEQLG, from the coding sequence ATGGATGCTATGGAACTTGTAACGTTTAGCATGAACGGTACGGAATGGCGTCTGCGCGATGTACTAAAGCTTGCGTGCATGGAGGGCGGTTTTTCCGCTATCGAGGATAGCATTCGAAGAGCCGTTACGCTGGAATTTGCCGAACAGCACAATATATCGATCGATGAGCAGGAATGGAAAGCGAAAGCCAATGAGATGCGGCTGCAATTGGGGCTCTACAGCGTGGCAGAAACTTTGGCTTGGCTTAGTATGCGAGGGTTGGCGACGGTTGATCTGTTCGAGACGGCCAAAGCTCGGTTTCTGACGGAGAAGGTGAAGCGTATCGTATCGGAAGATCGTATTGACACTTATTTTCTGGAAAACCGACTTTCCTTTGATAAAGCTAACGTTTCTCAATTGGTAATCGGCAGCAGGGAGCAGGCGCAAGAGCTGCTTTTTCAGCTTGAGGAGGGCGAGCCGTTCTACAAGCTGGCGCAAACCTATTGTTTGAACAGCAGCAGCAAGTATGACGGCGGGTACGTCGGGTGGGTTGGTCGAGCCGAATTGAGCGGCGAAGAGGAGTCATTTGTTTTCGGTTCGGAAGCCGGACAAACGGTAGGGCCTTTTCCGTTCGGTTCTTTCTATCGGCTGCTGCACATTTGGGAAGTGATTCCGGCTGAACTGACCGGGGAGGTTCGGCTAAAGCTTGCTGATTTGCTATTTGAAGAATGGCTGAACGAAGCCGTAAAAAAAGCGAGAGTCGATGTTAGACTGTGGCGTTATCTAGCAGGGGAGCAATTAGGCTGA